The following DNA comes from Rhizobium lusitanum.
AGTTCTGCCATCTCGTCTGCAGCCGTGACAGGCACCTTTGCTGGCGCTTTCGCCTGCCTGACTGCCTTGGGCTTTCCAGTCACTTTGGCGTCGGCCCCTTTAGCGATCTTGGCTGCGGGTGTTTCGACAGCAACGGACGTCGCCTCAACTTTGGCGGCGCGCTTTTTGCGAACCTTGGGTGACTTTACAGTCGTAAGCGATGCCAACTGGGCCGCTTGAATCTCCGCTTTTGAGCGGCGCGGCGCGCGCTGCTTTTTAACGACCGGCGCTTCTGCCGGGGTCGGTGTCAAAACCGCGCTTGCCGCGCCTGTATCGTTCTCGTCAGCCATCAGTGATCTCCCTCTAAGGTGAGTTTCTTTTCGACCGCGTACAAGCCGGTGTCAACATGAACCTAGGGATCGCCTACAATTTGGTAAAAGCGGTCCAGATTTCTCTGCCAACATCTGAATATGGGACCACTTGCCGCCACCATCGCCCTATCCGGCGGAGCGGTTGCTCGAACGTGTTGTTTTTCACTCCGGCCGGATCCAGAACAAGTTCCCACATAATATCTGGGACGGATCGACCAAGGACGTCCATGATAACTTGCTGTGCGATAGTCGTGCCACCCCCTGAGCGCGCTCAAGTTCAAGCCCCGCCGGGCAGCCGGCGGATCGCCGAGCTTTTCACGATTGTCCAATTACAGAAAAGCCCGGCACAACGGCCGGGCTTC
Coding sequences within:
- a CDS encoding SyrB-like regulator, with translation MADENDTGAASAVLTPTPAEAPVVKKQRAPRRSKAEIQAAQLASLTTVKSPKVRKKRAAKVEATSVAVETPAAKIAKGADAKVTGKPKAVRQAKAPAKVPVTAADEMAELIQLEEENRQLRKALAEKLRAENADLRKRLGV